The following nucleotide sequence is from Ferruginibacter lapsinanis.
AATAACGGTTGTGGGGTTGCTACCATGAATACAATCAGGCTTATGAATACAATAATAACTATAATAGATGATAACACTGAAAGAGAAAAATTTCCTGCCTGCATTAAGGTACTGGGCATAGAGGGAAACCATGATGAAACGCTTGCAGGGGTGATCCTGATTTTTTCCTGAAGCTCAGGATATGCAGCAAACCATGAACTTACATTGTTTGAAGCCTGTATGGAATAGGCCGGAAGATTTTTTGCCACAGAAGAGATCTGGTCAGTAATCTTTGGGCCTACAAGTATTGCTATGCCGGCAAATGCAATAAATATTATAGTAAACACAATAGCTGTAGACCAGATTCTTTTTATCTTTCTCTTCTCCAATCGTACAACAGGATCGTTTATGGCAATTGATAAAACAATGGCAAAAAGGAATAGTAAGATCACACTTATGATCGTATAAAAGAACCACATCAGTATTATTACAGCAGCCGCTAAAAAAATAGCCTTGGCAAGTTGTTTATATAAATTATTCATTTGTGGTTTGCATAACAGGTAAAAGAGCGGAAGGGTAAAAATTTATCACGTCCTTACCATTAAACACTTACAAATGTAGAATAGAGCTTTATGGGAACTGTTACAATATTTATTCGGAGAATTACATAATTCACAGTTTTATATTCTCTTCAGATTGTTAGCCCTTCAATTTTACCAATAATGCTCCTCCGATTTATTCATCATGCATACACAGCACAGGTATCTCTGATTTGGTAATAAATTTCTTTGTATTGCTTGTATGAAAAAGTTTTCCAATTAAACTATGCTTTTTAGGGATCACAATGATCATGTCCATATTATGTTCTTTTGCAAACTGATGAACACCAGCTTCAACATCCGTATGCTCGATATAATGATACACAGGCTTTATGTCGTCTAGCATTGTATGCAGCAAAACGGTCTCGTGTGGGGTGATCTCTATAAATCGATTATGGGTAGATATTTTAATTACGTGAAGTCTTGCATTGAATGTTTTTACAATTTCCTTTATTCTGTCTGCAGGTGTTGTTTCTACGGCTTCTGTAAAATCGCAGGCAAATCCGATGTTTTTTATGCTGCTGTATTTTTGCACTTCGGGGATAGCAATTATTGGCCAGGTTAAATGCCTGATCGTGGAGAGGGTAGTACTTCCAAAAAATATATTTTCAAGGTCGGTTTGTCCTTTTGCTCCCATTATAATAATAAAGGGATTAATTTTTTTGCAATAGGTTTCCAGGTCCTCAGGCATATAACCAAGTATAGCTTCTGTACTAACATTAACGGTATTGCCTGTAATTGATTTTATTTTTTCTTCTAATGCAGCCATGCTTTCCTCAGCAGCATGCTTCATCTCCAATACATTTACAGATTGCAATGGAAGTTCTGCAGCGCTTACTGGTATATGATAGGTATGAAATAAAATGATATCAGCTCCGATGGCTTTTGCCATTTCAGCTCCATAATAAGCGGCATTTGTAGCCACTTTGGAAAAATCGGTAGCAATGAGGATCTTTTTCATTATAGTTTATTTTATGACTTGAAGCTACAACAAAATTGTGCCAATTAAAACAACTAATATCAGTTTTACAGGTAGGTAATAAGAATAGGTTACACCCAATCTCATTGGTCAGACATTGCAGTTGTGTTATGTCATGGCATTACTGTATCAAATAATTGCTTGTTGGTTAGATTGCGTCAATGATCTTTTAACATATTGTATTGAAAATCTTTTTTAGTTTAGGGTTGAATTTAAATCCATCCCATGCATTAATTATACATTAAGGTTTCCAAAGCAACTGCTTTCATTCATCACGTTAAAATGTATAATTATGAAAGCAAATGAAAAACTCCTCTCACTATTTGTTATTGCAGTAGCATTCAATACTGTTTCTGCAAAAGCACAATTATTCAGCAATATAAGCATTGGCGCAAATGGAGGTGCATATGTTTACCAGGGAGATCTTGCGCCGTCTGGTATGGGGTCATTAAAGACTACCACAGCAGGCTTTAATATTTATGCTCAAAAAGCATTGAGTGATTATCTGTCATTTCGTTTCAATGTTGGTATTGCTAAATTGAGAGGGGATGAAAGTAAATACAGTTCTCCTGCATACAGGCAACAACGGAATTTTATGTTCTCTACACCATTGAAAGAATTATCCGGGCTTATTTTATGGAATATCAAAGGGAGTAATTTCAGTAATAATGGAGCTGCTCCTTACTTATTAAGTGGCATAACTTTCTCTTTTCTACGAACTCAAATAGATTATAGCAGGTTAGATACTTCTCAATATAAAGATCCCACAGTGTTTGCTAATATTGCCAGAGATGTAAATCACGGCACACCTAGGGTGATCCCTGTGATACCAATTGGTGGGGGAGTAGAATTTCCGCTTTCACAAAAATTATTTCTTACTACAGAAGCATCGTATCGGTTCTCATTCACAGACTATATAGATGGCTTCAGTCTTGCTGCAGGCCCCGACAAGAAAGATCATTATTATAGTGCAACGATCGGGTTAAGGTATAGATTCAATAACAATGATGATGAAGGCAGTGGTAAAGGCAATAAGACAGGGTGTCCTGCAAATGTTTATTAATATTAGGAGTAGTTTCTTTTATTGCTGAATTTCTTTTTTAAGACTTCCTGCACCGGTATGTTTTCAAGTTTGCTTTCTATCCAGGAAATGATATCTAGGTAAATAAAAGCACGGGTTTCAAAGCGATTGTTTTGATGATGTTTTAGTTTTAATAAAAGCTTTTCCAGTTCAGGCTTAATTGTTCTTACAGATAGATGAAAGGAATTGCGTAGGAATTTGAATATCTCTTCTTCCACTACGCT
It contains:
- a CDS encoding universal stress protein — its product is MKKILIATDFSKVATNAAYYGAEMAKAIGADIILFHTYHIPVSAAELPLQSVNVLEMKHAAEESMAALEEKIKSITGNTVNVSTEAILGYMPEDLETYCKKINPFIIIMGAKGQTDLENIFFGSTTLSTIRHLTWPIIAIPEVQKYSSIKNIGFACDFTEAVETTPADRIKEIVKTFNARLHVIKISTHNRFIEITPHETVLLHTMLDDIKPVYHYIEHTDVEAGVHQFAKEHNMDMIIVIPKKHSLIGKLFHTSNTKKFITKSEIPVLCMHDE
- a CDS encoding DUF6089 family protein, which gives rise to MKANEKLLSLFVIAVAFNTVSAKAQLFSNISIGANGGAYVYQGDLAPSGMGSLKTTTAGFNIYAQKALSDYLSFRFNVGIAKLRGDESKYSSPAYRQQRNFMFSTPLKELSGLILWNIKGSNFSNNGAAPYLLSGITFSFLRTQIDYSRLDTSQYKDPTVFANIARDVNHGTPRVIPVIPIGGGVEFPLSQKLFLTTEASYRFSFTDYIDGFSLAAGPDKKDHYYSATIGLRYRFNNNDDEGSGKGNKTGCPANVY